A window of Novosphingobium terrae contains these coding sequences:
- a CDS encoding patatin-like protein, with the protein MRRKELRIALVCYGGISLAVYMHGVTKEVWHLARASTARQRPDHQHTTPSLHRVEQVYAAMLDTIGQRGGLNLSILPDIVAGASAGGLNSVFLAQAIQSGQSLEPLTRLWLERADIDQLLTKEEGTWRGTAKQWLAPLMGRMLGAGEPVLPADEPEVRSRLAHLVRARWFEAPFSGIGFSGLIAEALDEMAASPAGARLLPDAHPLDLFTTATDCTGYVQRIALHSPDWVEELEHRVSIDFRASSSAGPWASLPELVFAARATASFPGAFPPLQVSEIDRMMTAREQVWPGRDAFLARIMPAHAAKGDLDKVALMDGSVLVNAPFGPAIAALSARPAEVEVDRRLVYVDPTQSRSLQAEPAGDGSPGFFPVIFRAISTIPREQPIRDNLESLTRQSAALQRAHDIASGIQDEVTKAVRLVLGKEILSARPAARQLGAWRAAAQHAAAQQAGYAYHAYALYKLEATLDQIAASTGASRETLGRWARANLRLTPSEGPGLSGELIGFLRDHDVAYRQRRMRHLIARLDQAREAQPEIAETAQDRASAAAWQALSLTLGAVQSGAQDADWEFHPGAALRGLAEARGMDRLDRQVDAVLAEALTELPDALVQAVMVAYLGFAYHDAATLAWFQQNDLAETSPVRIDRISPMDWQGEQGETGLARRLKGEAMHQFGAFFSRAWREHDYLMGRLHGGGRLLDIVWSACPVAIPVEERTAIRQALFTAILDEEEGQLTRIPDLIAALRAELDIA; encoded by the coding sequence ATGCGCCGTAAGGAACTCCGCATCGCTCTGGTCTGTTATGGTGGGATCAGCCTTGCCGTTTACATGCATGGCGTAACAAAGGAAGTGTGGCATCTGGCCCGGGCGAGCACCGCTCGTCAGCGCCCCGACCACCAACACACCACCCCTTCCCTGCATCGCGTCGAGCAGGTCTACGCCGCCATGCTGGACACGATCGGGCAACGGGGCGGGCTCAATCTGTCCATCCTGCCCGATATCGTCGCCGGGGCCAGTGCGGGCGGGCTCAACAGCGTGTTTCTGGCTCAGGCCATTCAGTCGGGCCAATCGCTCGAACCGCTGACGCGCCTTTGGCTGGAACGAGCCGATATCGACCAGTTGCTCACCAAGGAAGAGGGCACATGGCGCGGGACGGCCAAGCAGTGGCTGGCGCCGCTGATGGGGCGCATGCTGGGCGCCGGGGAGCCGGTTCTGCCCGCCGACGAGCCGGAGGTGCGCAGCAGGCTGGCCCATCTGGTGCGCGCCCGCTGGTTCGAGGCCCCCTTTAGCGGCATCGGCTTTTCCGGCCTGATCGCCGAGGCGCTGGACGAGATGGCCGCCAGCCCGGCGGGCGCGCGCCTGCTGCCCGATGCCCACCCGCTTGACCTGTTCACCACGGCAACGGACTGCACCGGCTATGTCCAGCGCATCGCGCTCCACAGTCCGGACTGGGTGGAAGAGCTTGAACATCGTGTGTCCATCGATTTTCGGGCCTCATCCTCGGCGGGGCCCTGGGCCTCCCTGCCCGAGCTGGTCTTTGCCGCGCGGGCCACGGCCAGCTTTCCCGGCGCCTTCCCACCCTTGCAGGTGAGTGAAATCGACCGGATGATGACCGCCCGCGAGCAAGTCTGGCCGGGGCGCGATGCATTTCTGGCGCGGATCATGCCCGCCCATGCGGCCAAAGGCGATTTGGACAAAGTTGCCCTGATGGACGGATCGGTGCTGGTCAACGCCCCTTTCGGCCCGGCCATCGCCGCCCTCTCCGCCCGCCCCGCCGAGGTGGAGGTCGACCGCCGCCTCGTCTATGTCGACCCCACGCAATCGCGATCCCTGCAGGCGGAACCCGCCGGCGACGGCTCACCGGGCTTCTTTCCGGTGATCTTTCGCGCCATTTCAACCATTCCGCGCGAACAGCCCATCCGTGACAACCTTGAATCGCTCACCCGCCAATCGGCCGCCCTGCAGCGCGCCCATGACATCGCCAGCGGCATTCAGGATGAGGTGACCAAGGCCGTGCGGCTGGTGCTGGGCAAAGAAATCCTGAGCGCGCGCCCCGCCGCCCGGCAATTGGGCGCATGGCGGGCCGCCGCGCAACACGCAGCGGCGCAGCAGGCGGGCTATGCCTATCACGCCTATGCGCTTTATAAGCTGGAGGCTACGCTGGACCAGATCGCCGCCAGCACCGGCGCCTCCCGTGAGACATTGGGGCGGTGGGCGCGGGCCAACCTGCGCCTGACGCCATCGGAGGGGCCGGGCCTCTCGGGCGAGCTGATCGGCTTCCTGCGCGACCATGACGTGGCCTATCGTCAGCGGCGCATGCGGCACCTGATCGCGCGGCTGGATCAGGCACGCGAGGCGCAACCCGAGATCGCCGAAACCGCCCAGGACCGGGCCAGCGCCGCCGCGTGGCAGGCGCTCTCGCTGACGCTGGGCGCCGTGCAAAGTGGGGCGCAGGATGCGGATTGGGAGTTCCATCCGGGTGCGGCGCTGCGCGGTCTGGCCGAAGCGCGGGGGATGGACCGGCTGGACCGGCAGGTGGACGCGGTTCTGGCCGAAGCGCTCACCGAGCTGCCCGATGCGCTGGTTCAGGCGGTGATGGTGGCTTATCTTGGTTTCGCCTATCATGACGCCGCCACGCTGGCATGGTTCCAGCAGAACGATCTGGCCGAAACATCGCCCGTCCGCATCGATCGCATTTCCCCCATGGACTGGCAAGGCGAGCAGGGCGAAACCGGTCTGGCGCGACGGCTGAAAGGCGAAGCGATGCATCAGTTCGGCGCCTTTTTCAGCCGCGCCTGGCGCGAGCATGATTATCTGATGGGGCGCCTGCACGGCGGGGGGCGCCTGCTCGACATTGTGTGGTCGGCTTGCCCGGTGGCCATCCCCGTCGAGGAACGGACGGCGATCCGGCAGGCGCTGTTCACCGCCATCCTGGACGAGGAGGAAGGGCAACTGACACGGATTCCCGACCTGATTGCCGCATTGCGCGCGGAACTGGATATCGCATGA
- a CDS encoding LysR family transcriptional regulator, producing the protein MDRLGALNAFVRTAEAGSFVAAARDLGVSASAVGKAIARLEERLGVRLFHRSTRSMTLTAEGTTFLDHSRRIFEEVDAAEAMLIQSTAAPQGVLRISLPIAGMLLMPVIAGFMKAWPAISMDIDFTDRMVSVIEEGFDAVIRTGDIADSRLMSRKLGVFRHRIVASPSYLEQRGVPQAPEDLLQHDCLHHRYMNSGRLEPWPLVRDGVDLALDLPKSTVVSTIDPLVYLAEQGFGIACLPPFAVADQLRSGRLVKLMDGYLRDAGSFRVLWPASRYLPPKTRVFVDFLAEQLVLE; encoded by the coding sequence TTGGATCGTCTGGGCGCTCTCAATGCGTTTGTCCGTACCGCAGAGGCGGGTAGCTTCGTGGCGGCGGCGCGCGATCTGGGCGTCTCGGCCTCGGCAGTGGGCAAGGCCATCGCGCGGCTGGAAGAACGATTGGGCGTGCGCCTCTTCCATCGCAGCACCCGCAGCATGACATTGACGGCGGAGGGCACGACCTTCCTCGACCACAGCCGCCGCATCTTCGAGGAGGTCGATGCCGCCGAGGCGATGCTGATCCAGTCCACAGCCGCGCCTCAAGGCGTACTGCGCATCAGTTTGCCGATTGCCGGGATGCTGCTGATGCCGGTGATCGCCGGCTTCATGAAAGCCTGGCCCGCGATCAGCATGGACATCGATTTCACCGACCGCATGGTTTCGGTGATCGAGGAGGGCTTCGACGCGGTGATCCGCACCGGCGATATCGCCGACAGCCGCTTGATGAGCCGCAAGCTGGGTGTCTTTCGCCACCGCATCGTAGCGTCGCCCTCCTATCTGGAACAACGCGGCGTGCCGCAAGCGCCCGAGGATTTGTTGCAGCATGATTGCCTGCATCACCGCTATATGAACAGCGGCCGGCTGGAGCCCTGGCCGCTGGTGCGCGATGGCGTGGATCTGGCGCTGGATCTGCCGAAAAGCACGGTGGTCAGCACGATAGATCCCCTGGTCTATCTGGCCGAGCAGGGCTTTGGCATCGCCTGCCTTCCGCCCTTCGCGGTGGCTGACCAGTTGCGTTCGGGACGGCTGGTGAAACTGATGGATGGATATTTGCGCGATGCCGGATCGTTTCGCGTGCTGTGGCCGGCCAGTCGCTATCTGCCGCCCAAGACAAGGGTTTTCGTCGATTTTCTGGCTGAGCAGCTCGTGTTGGAATGA
- a CDS encoding antibiotic biosynthesis monooxygenase, with translation MPHQATFSANPTPTTFIVNVIHAHPGKQDEAFAVIEQVVRYVAANKPGFLWSNLSRSTDGQTVVNIEAIAHADRVDAFFSDPVFVDLFVRLDAVSSSEFHTYSVGELIFPALPEGQG, from the coding sequence ATGCCCCATCAGGCCACATTCAGCGCTAACCCCACACCAACAACCTTCATCGTCAACGTCATCCACGCTCACCCCGGCAAGCAGGATGAAGCCTTCGCGGTGATCGAGCAGGTCGTGCGCTATGTCGCCGCCAACAAGCCGGGCTTCCTATGGAGCAATCTTTCGCGCAGCACCGATGGGCAGACGGTGGTCAACATCGAAGCCATCGCCCATGCCGACCGTGTGGACGCCTTTTTCAGCGATCCGGTCTTTGTGGACCTCTTTGTCCGGCTCGATGCGGTTTCAAGCAGCGAATTTCATACCTATAGCGTAGGCGAACTGATCTTCCCCGCCTTACCGGAAGGGCAGGGTTGA
- a CDS encoding MFS transporter: MAATTSGRLPMAGLLALAAAGFLTILTETLPAGLLPQIALGLGISQAMAGQMVTIYALGSLVAAIPLTSATQHWRRRPLLLTAIAGFAIVNLVTAISTSFAVIMTARLLAGVSAGLLWALLAGHAGRMVAPQLQGKAIAVAMVGTPLALSVGLPAGTVLGVLVGWRISFAIMSGLTLLLIGWTCLAVPDFPGTRKDRTASLGRVLTLPGLLPVLIVTLGFVLAHNILYTYIAPFLIRGGMEGQTDRVLLAFGVAALGGIWVIGVHIDRWLSRLTVGSILLFAVAALLLGAAASPLAVYSGVLLWGLAFGGAATLFQTASAKAAGPHADVAQSMIVTVWNLAIAGGGLAGGLILDCLGAKALAWSVLPLLTLAMIFARQNALDRMVADV, encoded by the coding sequence ATGGCCGCTACCACATCCGGGCGCTTACCGATGGCTGGCCTGCTCGCCTTGGCCGCCGCCGGTTTCCTGACCATCCTCACCGAAACGCTGCCTGCCGGACTGTTGCCGCAGATTGCGCTAGGGTTGGGCATATCGCAGGCCATGGCCGGGCAGATGGTGACAATCTACGCGCTGGGTTCACTGGTGGCGGCCATTCCGTTGACAAGCGCAACCCAGCACTGGCGCCGTCGCCCCTTGCTGCTCACAGCCATTGCCGGTTTCGCGATCGTCAATCTGGTGACGGCGATCTCCACCTCCTTTGCCGTGATCATGACGGCGCGCCTTCTGGCGGGCGTTTCGGCGGGGCTGCTCTGGGCCCTGCTGGCGGGCCACGCCGGCCGCATGGTCGCGCCGCAGCTACAGGGGAAGGCGATCGCCGTGGCCATGGTCGGTACGCCGCTGGCGCTGTCGGTCGGGCTTCCTGCGGGGACCGTGCTGGGTGTGCTGGTTGGCTGGCGGATCAGCTTTGCCATCATGAGCGGGCTGACGCTGTTGTTGATCGGGTGGACATGTCTTGCCGTTCCTGATTTTCCCGGCACCCGCAAGGATCGAACAGCATCGCTGGGCCGTGTTCTGACGCTGCCCGGACTGCTGCCTGTGCTGATCGTGACGCTTGGCTTCGTGTTGGCTCACAACATCCTCTATACCTACATCGCGCCCTTCCTCATCCGAGGTGGCATGGAGGGGCAGACCGATCGTGTACTTCTGGCTTTCGGCGTCGCGGCGCTGGGGGGCATCTGGGTGATTGGCGTGCATATCGACCGATGGTTGTCACGGCTGACTGTGGGTTCCATTCTGCTCTTTGCGGTGGCTGCGCTGCTGCTGGGGGCCGCTGCTTCGCCTCTGGCCGTCTATAGTGGGGTGTTGTTGTGGGGGCTGGCCTTCGGGGGCGCGGCCACCTTGTTCCAGACAGCATCGGCGAAGGCCGCCGGGCCTCATGCCGATGTGGCGCAGTCGATGATCGTGACGGTTTGGAATCTGGCCATTGCCGGAGGAGGGTTAGCAGGAGGCCTGATCCTTGATTGCCTGGGGGCCAAGGCTCTTGCGTGGAGCGTGCTGCCACTGCTCACTTTGGCGATGATATTTGCCAGACAAAATGCCTTGGACCGCATGGTGGCGGACGTTTGA
- a CDS encoding TonB-dependent receptor plug domain-containing protein → MNFATSLRGQRLRVSAAAIALSTLVCATAASAQHAASDAALPPATAPAIAPKEDNTIVVTGSLFRRTNTETPSPVTVLTTDYLNKAGISNVSDAIRSISADGAGSIGTGFQSGFSAGGSAVSLRGLGVSSTLVLIDGLRSANFPINDDGHNAYVDLNSIPFSLVDKIEVLKDGASATYGADAIGGVVNIKLKKHFVGLEGKAEGGLASRGDAAHQRLSLTAGYGDYESQGFNVYVNGEYQHDGRVSNASRGFPYNTTDLSSIGGIDKNTADSSMTTASPTAYVTRVTQTDLNNPLSGTTAASTAQYTALGLGNCTSGTFTASNGTGCKYDLVNQYRQIQPLQERYSANGRISFRVSDTIEGYVTGSYSHSYVSIQGTPQVIRNTQPFGGAPSLASSNPGIVLPVYICASGVNCATAANRTLNPNNPYAAAYAANPSQGAALIYYMFGDIASGSDRSNDVYRATAGLHGRIADAWDWRVDGVYAYDKLKLVQHGFLNIAALTQAINTGSYNFVNPSLNSDAVRQALAPDKTTPSHSETYALDASVTRKLFALPGGDLQLAVGGQVRHEMLENNNQNVALDTYNLTTASAFGSHTVSAAFFELDAPVFKQLELNASGRFDHYSEGFSHFSPKFGFKFTPTKAFALRGTYSEGFRAPTFAESGPRSQYAGFVSTTPPCAYILAHGGTTTSTGGCSANGNPYSTTYSLGRGVAGNPNLKPETSRSFTFGTIVQPVRWFSLTVDYYNVKKSNLIVTGPDFGQAVNAYFASSNLDAAKAAVAAVGPGYSVNTADAVDPLYPNQLPRPLIINVPYVNANYMVTSGIDLSATANLRLTDKIRWTSRIEGTYLLTSNLHTSTGIQSYAGTFGPYDLSSGNGSPRLRGNWQNTLEFGDAFSLSLTTSYVGRIKEVATDQGSLSTDCSHNLYGTGDAFCYVSPFIDNDLTASFKFGNGGVFSLMVKNVLDAKAPIAPAAYASAPNFLTSWHYAGLIGREYRASVSFKM, encoded by the coding sequence ATGAACTTCGCTACCTCTCTGCGTGGCCAGCGTTTGCGCGTCAGCGCTGCTGCCATCGCTCTTTCCACGCTTGTCTGCGCCACCGCGGCCTCGGCGCAGCACGCCGCAAGCGATGCTGCGCTTCCTCCCGCAACGGCGCCTGCAATCGCGCCCAAGGAGGACAACACCATCGTCGTGACCGGCTCGCTGTTCCGCCGCACCAACACCGAAACCCCGTCGCCTGTCACAGTGCTGACGACGGACTATCTGAACAAGGCTGGCATTTCCAATGTTTCGGACGCCATCCGCTCGATCTCGGCCGATGGTGCAGGGTCGATCGGCACCGGTTTCCAGTCGGGCTTTTCGGCTGGCGGTTCGGCGGTTTCGCTGCGCGGTCTGGGCGTCTCCTCGACGCTGGTGCTGATCGACGGGCTGCGTTCGGCCAACTTCCCGATCAACGACGATGGCCATAACGCCTATGTCGATCTCAACTCCATCCCCTTCAGTCTGGTCGACAAGATCGAAGTGCTCAAGGACGGCGCTTCGGCAACCTATGGCGCCGATGCCATCGGTGGCGTGGTCAACATCAAGCTGAAGAAGCATTTCGTCGGCCTCGAAGGCAAGGCTGAAGGCGGCCTGGCATCGCGCGGGGATGCCGCGCATCAGCGTCTCAGCCTGACAGCGGGCTATGGCGACTATGAAAGCCAGGGCTTCAACGTCTATGTGAACGGCGAATATCAGCATGACGGCCGCGTTTCCAACGCCAGCCGCGGCTTCCCGTACAACACGACGGATCTTTCGAGCATCGGCGGTATCGACAAGAATACCGCGGATTCGAGCATGACCACGGCCTCGCCGACGGCCTATGTGACCCGCGTCACGCAGACCGATCTCAACAATCCGCTTAGCGGCACCACCGCTGCGAGCACGGCGCAATACACCGCGCTGGGCCTGGGGAATTGCACCAGCGGCACCTTCACAGCCTCAAACGGCACGGGCTGCAAATACGATCTGGTCAACCAGTATCGCCAGATCCAGCCGCTGCAGGAGCGTTACTCGGCCAATGGCCGCATCAGCTTCCGCGTGTCGGATACGATCGAGGGCTATGTCACCGGCAGCTACAGTCACAGCTATGTGAGCATTCAGGGCACGCCGCAGGTCATCCGCAACACCCAGCCGTTTGGTGGCGCGCCCAGCCTGGCCTCGTCGAACCCCGGCATCGTGCTGCCTGTCTACATTTGCGCCTCGGGCGTGAACTGTGCGACTGCGGCCAATCGCACGCTCAACCCCAACAACCCCTATGCCGCCGCCTATGCCGCCAACCCTTCGCAGGGCGCCGCGCTCATCTATTACATGTTTGGCGACATCGCATCGGGCAGCGACCGCTCCAACGACGTCTATCGTGCCACTGCCGGGCTCCATGGCCGGATCGCCGACGCCTGGGATTGGCGCGTTGACGGTGTCTACGCTTACGACAAGCTCAAGCTGGTGCAGCATGGTTTTCTGAACATTGCGGCACTGACGCAGGCGATCAACACCGGTTCGTATAATTTCGTCAACCCTTCGCTCAACAGCGATGCGGTGCGTCAGGCGCTGGCTCCGGACAAGACCACGCCGTCGCATTCGGAAACCTATGCGCTTGATGCCTCGGTGACGCGCAAGCTGTTCGCGCTGCCGGGTGGCGATCTTCAGCTGGCTGTCGGCGGGCAGGTCCGCCACGAAATGCTGGAAAACAACAACCAGAACGTGGCGCTCGACACCTACAACCTGACCACGGCGTCGGCCTTTGGTTCACACACCGTGTCGGCAGCCTTTTTCGAGCTGGATGCGCCGGTGTTCAAGCAGCTTGAGTTGAACGCTTCGGGCCGCTTCGACCATTATTCGGAAGGCTTCAGCCACTTCTCGCCCAAGTTCGGCTTCAAGTTCACCCCGACCAAGGCCTTTGCCCTGCGCGGCACCTATTCGGAGGGCTTCCGCGCGCCGACCTTTGCCGAATCCGGTCCGCGCAGCCAATACGCCGGCTTCGTGTCGACCACGCCGCCCTGCGCCTATATTCTGGCCCATGGCGGGACGACGACCTCCACGGGGGGCTGCTCGGCCAACGGCAATCCCTACAGCACGACCTATAGTCTGGGCCGCGGCGTGGCAGGCAACCCCAATCTGAAGCCCGAGACCTCGCGCAGCTTCACCTTCGGCACGATCGTTCAGCCCGTCCGCTGGTTCAGCCTGACTGTCGACTACTACAATGTGAAGAAGTCGAACCTGATCGTCACCGGTCCGGATTTCGGCCAGGCCGTCAACGCCTATTTCGCCTCCTCCAATCTGGACGCCGCCAAGGCGGCCGTGGCGGCGGTGGGGCCTGGCTATTCGGTCAACACCGCCGATGCTGTCGATCCGCTCTATCCCAACCAGCTGCCGCGCCCGCTGATCATCAACGTTCCCTATGTGAACGCGAATTATATGGTGACCTCGGGCATCGATCTGTCTGCCACCGCCAATCTGCGCCTGACCGACAAAATCCGGTGGACCAGCCGCATCGAGGGCACCTATCTGCTGACCTCGAACCTGCATACCTCGACCGGTATTCAGTCCTATGCAGGCACGTTTGGCCCCTATGACCTGTCATCGGGCAATGGCTCGCCGCGCCTGCGTGGCAACTGGCAGAACACGCTGGAGTTCGGCGATGCTTTCTCGCTCAGCCTGACCACCAGCTATGTCGGGCGGATCAAGGAAGTCGCCACCGATCAGGGCAGCCTGTCGACCGACTGCTCGCATAACCTGTACGGCACCGGCGACGCCTTCTGCTATGTCAGCCCGTTTATCGACAACGATCTGACGGCCAGCTTCAAGTTCGGCAATGGCGGTGTGTTCTCGCTGATGGTCAAGAATGTGCTCGACGCGAAGGCGCCGATTGCTCCGGCGGCCTATGCCAGCGCGCCCAACTTCCTGACGTCCTGGCATTATGCCGGGCTGATCGGACGTGAATATCGCGCCAGCGTGTCGTTCAAGATGTAA
- a CDS encoding glutathionylspermidine synthase family protein, protein MRREILTPRADWREKVEALGLVWHSVGSAPYWNEAACYRFAPPEIAVIEQATRELYGMFVAAGHYVVEQKLFARFGIPEWCWPLIEEAWHAEPPALNYGRFDLGYNGKEPPKLFEFNCDTPTTLIEASLAQWFWKEEVFPQFDQFNAIHECLLAKWQEIAPYLPGGSVHFAHVADAGGEDTLTTAYMIDLARQAGLQTHRLTMRDIGWRDLPDHAGEFVDLSAEPIRTLYKLYPWEWMIAEEFGRNLPRDSRKTLWIEPLWKMIWSNKAILPILWDLFPRHPNLLWARADAPASDSYVKKPILAREGGNVTVVRHGKIITQTDGPYTATSIYQDLFDLPCFDGACPVVGSWCVDGEAAGMGIREDGLITGNLARFVPHIID, encoded by the coding sequence ATGCGCCGTGAAATCCTAACGCCTCGCGCGGACTGGCGTGAGAAGGTTGAGGCGCTCGGGCTCGTCTGGCATTCGGTAGGCAGCGCTCCCTACTGGAACGAAGCAGCCTGCTATCGCTTCGCCCCTCCCGAAATTGCCGTCATCGAGCAGGCCACCCGAGAACTCTACGGCATGTTCGTGGCCGCCGGGCATTATGTCGTCGAGCAGAAGCTCTTTGCCCGCTTTGGCATACCGGAATGGTGTTGGCCGCTGATCGAAGAGGCCTGGCATGCCGAACCGCCTGCGCTGAATTATGGCCGTTTCGATCTGGGTTATAACGGCAAGGAGCCGCCGAAGCTTTTCGAGTTTAACTGCGACACTCCTACCACGCTGATAGAGGCTTCCCTCGCTCAATGGTTCTGGAAAGAAGAGGTTTTTCCTCAGTTCGATCAGTTCAATGCCATCCATGAATGCCTGCTGGCCAAATGGCAGGAGATTGCCCCTTATCTCCCTGGCGGCAGTGTTCATTTCGCCCATGTCGCCGATGCCGGGGGAGAGGATACGCTGACCACGGCCTATATGATCGATCTGGCTCGCCAGGCGGGCCTGCAAACACATAGGCTGACCATGCGAGACATTGGTTGGCGAGACCTGCCTGATCATGCGGGAGAGTTTGTCGATCTTTCGGCTGAACCGATCCGCACACTGTACAAGCTCTATCCATGGGAATGGATGATCGCTGAGGAGTTTGGCCGCAATCTCCCACGTGACAGCAGGAAGACGCTCTGGATAGAACCCCTCTGGAAGATGATCTGGAGCAACAAGGCAATTCTTCCCATCCTGTGGGATCTGTTTCCGCGCCATCCTAACCTGCTGTGGGCGCGCGCCGATGCCCCTGCCTCGGACAGCTATGTCAAGAAGCCGATTCTGGCACGCGAGGGCGGGAACGTCACCGTGGTGCGTCACGGCAAGATCATCACGCAAACCGACGGGCCTTATACGGCAACCTCCATCTATCAGGACCTTTTCGACTTGCCCTGTTTCGACGGCGCTTGCCCAGTGGTCGGCAGTTGGTGTGTCGATGGCGAAGCAGCGGGTATGGGCATCCGCGAGGATGGCCTGATCACCGGCAACCTGGCCCGCTTTGTGCCCCATATCATCGATTGA
- a CDS encoding PsiF family protein has product MKTKLTLLAVAAALLSTPVMAQAPSPAKPSPKATAPAVKPAVPAKPASVAVKGQAPRTAKSIDCSKQADAKNVHGKARKSFMSHCKKA; this is encoded by the coding sequence ATGAAGACCAAATTGACCTTGCTGGCAGTCGCTGCCGCTTTGTTGTCTACCCCGGTTATGGCGCAGGCGCCGTCTCCTGCAAAACCTTCTCCCAAAGCGACTGCACCCGCAGTTAAACCCGCTGTTCCAGCCAAGCCGGCGTCCGTTGCCGTGAAGGGGCAGGCCCCTCGTACCGCAAAATCCATCGACTGTTCCAAGCAGGCCGATGCGAAGAATGTTCATGGCAAGGCTCGCAAGAGTTTTATGTCTCATTGCAAGAAGGCCTGA
- a CDS encoding UrcA family protein, translating to MFNTIRTAAPRFLAAAAASSAVVATFALGMAPMAAHAATAPDTTVFAPQAPVEINDNGAPSLRVSYADLDLSNAADRNEMNRRVTHAATRVCAPLRGSTMDVERSIAYQNCRADAISQAVARIENSAD from the coding sequence ATGTTCAACACCATTCGCACCGCCGCCCCCCGCTTCCTCGCCGCCGCTGCGGCCAGCAGCGCCGTGGTCGCAACCTTCGCCCTGGGCATGGCTCCGATGGCCGCCCATGCCGCCACGGCACCCGACACCACCGTCTTCGCCCCCCAGGCACCTGTCGAGATCAATGACAATGGCGCGCCCAGCCTGCGCGTCTCCTATGCCGATCTGGACCTGAGCAACGCCGCCGACCGCAACGAGATGAACCGCCGCGTTACCCATGCTGCCACACGAGTCTGCGCCCCGCTGCGCGGCAGCACCATGGACGTCGAGCGCTCAATCGCCTATCAGAACTGCCGCGCCGATGCGATTTCCCAGGCGGTGGCGCGGATCGAAAACTCCGCAGACTGA